In one Lolium rigidum isolate FL_2022 chromosome 3, APGP_CSIRO_Lrig_0.1, whole genome shotgun sequence genomic region, the following are encoded:
- the LOC124694596 gene encoding transcription factor GHD7-like — protein MSMSISISCGVCGGVVGNCLHYHHNISVFPVQRHEPLPPLEYQFFNHACDHDVGTTWPEPPADNHNRNTRPPTTFHGLQYMPHAQQAEAAELITFQVDAGAGRDMPQPARPPTIMPFCGDTLTATVNKQAIVAIDGAMMMVAAHHHAMHEREAKVMRYREKRKRRRYEKQIHYESRRAYAELRPRIKGRFAKVHEEANVPSSPPPSAYDPTKLGLGWFPQTR, from the exons ATGTCCATGTCCATATCCATTTCATGCGGCGTGTGCGGCGGTGTCGTGGGCAACTGCCTGCACTACCACCACAACATCAGCGTGTTCCCCGTTCAGCGTCAcgagccgctgccgccgctggaGTACCAGTTCTTCAACCACGCCTGCGACCACGACGTGGGAACCACGTGGCCCGAACCGCCGGCGGACAACCACAACCGCAACACCAGGCCACCGACGACGTTCCATGGCCTCCAGTACATGCCGCATGCGCAGCAAGCAGAAGCTGCTGAGCTGATCACGTTCCAGGTAGACGCCGGTGCCGGCCGAGACATGCCACAACCGGCGAGACCACCCACCATC ATGCCATTTTGCGGGGACACACTCACTGCCACCGTGAACAAGCAGGCCATAGTGGCTATCGATGGAGCGATGATGATGGTGGCGGCGCATCATCATGCAATGCACGAGAGAGAAGCGAAGGTGATGAGGTacagggagaagaggaagaggcggcGCTACGAGAAGCAGATACATTATGAGTCCAGAAGAGCTTATGCCGAGTTGAGGCCACGGATCAAGGGCCGTTTTGCCAAGGTACACGAAGAAGCCAACgtgccatcatctccaccaccatcggcaTATGATCCTACTAAACTCGGCCTCGGGTGGTTCCCCCAAACCAGGTAA